A single region of the Brassica rapa cultivar Chiifu-401-42 chromosome A03, CAAS_Brap_v3.01, whole genome shotgun sequence genome encodes:
- the LOC103855805 gene encoding calumenin-A yields MSKASVILYITVGILVLFLVSYSPKKNSDHDHHHHGGGHGQHHRLKLRSSFNFKPTRHDPIPFDPLVADMERRREDKEWERQHIDHSHPELATHDPAPGHESQPEWEDFMDAEDYLNDEEKFNVTDRLISLFPKLDVSPTDGFVTESELTEWNMQSSAKEVMHRTQRDMDVHDRNKDGFISFSEYEPPSWVRNSGNDSFGYNMGWWKEEHFNASDANGDGLLNLTEFNDFLHPADTKNHELLLWLCKEEVRERDSDKDGKIGFEEFYHGLFDTVRNYEEDNHNATHPYHDLPEDPAKQLFSQLDKDGDGYLSDVELLPIISKIHPTEHYYAKQQADYIISQADSDKDGRLTLAEMIEHPYVFYSAIFNEDDSDDDYGFHDEFR; encoded by the exons ATGAGCAAAGCTTCAGTGATACTCTACATCACCGTAGGGATCCTCGTCCTCTTCCTCGTCTCCTACTCCCCTAAGAAGAACTCCGACCACGATCACCACCACCACGGCGGCGGTCACGGCCAACACCACCGCCTCAAACTCCGCTCTTCTTTCAACTTCAAACCCACTCGCCACGATCCGATCCCCTTCGACCCCCTCGTCGCCGACATGGAGCGCCGCCGCGAGGATAAGGAGTGGGAGCGGCAGCACATTGACCATTCTCACCCCGAGCTAGCGACTCATGATCCTGCGCCTGGTCACGAGTCGCAGCCCGAGTGGGAGGACTTTATGGATGCTGAGGATTACTTGAATGATGAGGAGAAGTTCAATGTCACCGATAG GTTGATATCTTTGTTTCCGAAGCTTGATGTTTCTCCTACGGATGGGTTTGTGACTGAGAGTGAATTGACTGAGTGGAATATGCAGTCTTCTGCTAAGGAGGTTATGCACAGGACTCAGAGAGATATGGACGTTCATGATAGAAACAAGGATGGTTTTATCTCTTTCTCTGAGTATGAGCCTCCTTCTTGGGTCCGCAACTCTG gtAATGATTCATTTGGCTATAACATGGGTTGGTGGAAGGAGGAGCATTTTAATGCATCAGATGCAAATGGTGATGGTTTACTGAACTTAACAGAGTTCAACGA CTTTCTTCATCCTGCTGATACCAAGAACCATGAGTTGCTGCTATGGTTGTGCAAGGAGGAAGTAAG AGAAAGAGATTCAGATAAAGATGGTAAGATCGGTTTTGAAGAGTTTTACCACGGGCTCTTTGACACTGTAAGGAACTACGAAGAAGATAATCACAACGCTACGCATCCTTATCATGACTTACCTGAAGACCCTGCAAAGCAGTTGTTTTCTCAACTTGACAAAGACGGTGACGG GTACTTATCAGACGTTGAATTGCTTCCCATCATCAGTAAAATCCATCCTACCGAGCATTACTACGCAAAACAACAAGCTGATTATATTATATCACAG GCGGATTCAGACAAAGATGGACGTCTGACTCTGGCAGAGATGATTGAGCATCCATACGTCTTCTACAGTGCCATTTTCAACGAGGATGACTCTGATGATGACTACGGCTTCCACGATGAGTTTCGTTAG